TGACCACCCCGTCGTGGCTGAGCGCGCTGACGACGACGTACGGCACTCCACGGCCCTTTCACCGACCCCCGACCGACTCCTGTCGCGACGATTGTGCACCCCGTCCCTCCCGGCCCGGCGGCGGGGGCTCCGGTTCCGCTACCCGCCGGTCGCGGGCAGCTCGCCGACCGGCCGGTCCGGGTCGGCGAGCAGCGCGGGCAGCAGGGCCCGCCAGTGCAGCACCAGCCGGTCGACCGTCCGCGGGTCGAGCAGGGCGGTGCGGTACTCGAAGCGGCCCAGGTAGCCGTCGCCGCGCTCCGTCAGCGCCAGCGCGAGGTCGAACCGCGGGGCGGCGTCCCGGTGTTCCGCGCCCGCCGCCCGCCGGTGCGGCGGGCCGGACGTCCCGCCGACCGCCCCCGCGAGGTCCGCGACCGGGTCCGCGGTGAACGCCACCCGGACGGGCGGGACGCCGGGCAGCAGGTCCAGCGGGGCGTCGCGGTGGGCGAGCGCGTCGGCCGAGACCGCGCGCACCTCGTCCAGCAGCCGCCGGCCGGAGGCGTCCGGCGGGACGCGCACCCGCAGCGGCAGGACGGTCTCGAAGCAGCCGATCAGGCCGCGCAGTTCGGGGGGCCGGTCGGCCGCCGGGACGCCGATCAGCAGGTCCGTCCGGCCGCCCCAGCGGTGCAGCAGCGCGGCGAACCCGGCCAGCAGCACCAGGGCGGGGTCCGTCCCGGCCCGCCGGGCCGCCCGGCGGACCTCGGGGACGAGACCCGGCAGCGCGAACTCCCGCCGGGCGCCCCGGAGGTCCGCCACCGCCGGGGGCGGCCGGTCCCACGGCAGCGGGGCGGTGTCCGGGGCCCCGGCCAGCCGGGACCGCCAGTGCGCGAGCGCGTGCTCCCGCACCTCGGCGCTCTGCTGCCGGAGCGCGAAGTCGGGGTACTGCGAGGGGAGTTCCGGGAGCCGGGCGGGTCTCCCGGCCAGGGCCGCCGCGACCGTCTCCGCCAGTTCGGCGCGCAGCACGGCGGCGGAGTGCCCGTCGAAGACCAGCCGGTGCGCCACCAGGTGCAGGTGCCCCCGGGCCGGGGCGCGCAGCAGCAGCGCCCGCCACAGCGGGCCGGCGCCGAGGTCGAACGGACGCTGCGCGGCCCCCGCCGCCAACCGCCCCACCAGGCCGGGGCGGTCGCGCTCGGGGATCATCCCCAGCTCCACGACCCGCAGGTCCAGCGGCAGCCGCCGGTGCACCCGCTGCACCGGCAGCCCCTCGACGCCCGCCGGGGGGACGGTGGTCCGCAGGGGCGCGTGCCGGGCCGCGAGCGCGCCCAGCGCGAGCCGCACCACCCGCTCGTCGGCCTCCCGGGGCAGCCGGACGTCGACCGCCAGGTGCCGGACGGGGCCGCCGGATCGCGTCTCCGGAACCGCCCCGAGAGCACGCTGCGCCACGGACAGCGGAACGGTTTCGACGGACACCGGGGCTTCTCGTTCCCGCATGGCGACACCTCTCCCCCTGCCGTCATGGTCGGCCCACCGGCAGGGGCTGGAAAGAGCGGGATCCGGCCGTTCCCCGCCGGATCGGCCGAATCGACCGAATCGACCGAATCGACCGACGGGTTGATCGGCCGACGGGTGGATCGGCCGACCGGTGGAGGCGGCACCACGGCCCCGCCGTTCCCCGGGCCCCGGTGTCGCCTCCTCCCGCCATTCTCCCCGGGCTCCGGCCGGGGCCGCTCCGCCCCCTCAGGTGGTGACGGTCAGCGGGGGTTCCCAGGTGACGGGGGTGTCCTGGTGGGCGGTGTGGCGGGCGGCCCAGGTGTGGAGGGCGGTGCGGCAGGCGTGGTCGAGGTGGCGGAGGGCGGTCCAGTCGAGTTCGACGGGACGGCCGGTCGGGAGGGATTCGAGGGTGTCGAGCAGGCGGGGCAGCCGCAGGAAGGTGGCGTTGCCGCTGAGGCGGACCCGCAGCGGGGTGTCGGGGCCGCTGTCGGTGAGCTCGATGTGGAGGTGGGAGGTCTGCCAGGCGCTCTTGGCGACGGCGAGGGCGACGCCGATCAGGACGCCCTCGAAGAGGGTGGTGAGGACGATCGCGGTGGTGGTGACGGCGAGGACCACGAGTTCGCCGCGGTGCTCGCGCCACAGCGCGAGGAGCGGGCGCAGCGGGATGAGTTTGGCGCCCGCGTGGATCAGGACGCCGCCGAGGACGGCGAGCGGGATGAGCCCGAGGACCGCCGGGAGCAGGGCGGCGAACAGCAGCAGCCACAGACCGTGCAGGACGCGGGAGACCTTGGTGCGGGCACCGGCCTGGACGTTGGCGGCGCTGCGGACGATGACGGCGGTGAGCGGGAGGGCGCCGAGCAGGCCGCACAGGGTGTTGCCGATGCCCTGGGCGGTGAGTTCGCGGTCGTAGTCGGTGCGCGGGCCGTGGTGCATCCGGTCGACGGCGGCGGCGCTGAACAGGCTCTCCGCGGAGGCGATCAGGGCGAAGGCCAGCACGGTGCCCAGCCCGGCGGCGCCGGTGACGGCGGCGAAGTCGTCGCCGGTGGGCAGGGCGACCGCGTCCAGCAGCCCGTCGACCCGGACCCGGGGGACGTCGAGGCCGAACGCGGCGGTGGCCGCGGCGGCGAGGGCGACGGCGGCCAGCGGGGCGGGCACGGCGCGGACGGGGGCGGGCAGCTTCTTCCACAGCGTCAGCAGGACGACCGTCGCGGCGGCCATCAGCAGCGCGGTGGTCGCGGCCGCGCCGGTGAACCAGTCGCCGAGCAGCGCGGGCAGGTGGACGATCTTCCCGCCGCCGCTGCCGGGCGCGGTGCGGCCGGAGACGGCGTACAGCTGACCGAGGATCAGGATCAGGCCGATGCCCGCCAGCATGCCGTGCACGACGGACAGCGAGATCGCCCGGAACCAGCGGCCGGTGCGCAGCAGACCCATGGCGATCTGGAGCAGCCCGGCGGCGAGCACCAGCACGCCGAGCGCGCCGAGGCCGAAGCGCTGGACGGCGTCGAAAACGAGGACGGTCAGACCGGCCGCGGGGCCGCTGACCTGGAGGCTGCTGCCGGGCAGCAGGCCCACCACGAGGCCGCCGACGATGCCGGTGACCAGCCCGCGTTCGGCGGGCACGCCGGAGGCGACGGCGACGCCGACGCACAGCGGGACGGCGACCAGGAAGACCACCAGCGAGGCGGGCAGGTCCTGGCGCCAGTGGGCGAGCGCACCGCGTAAGGCGGTGGCGCGGACGGGCTCGGGGCCGGGGTTCGGGTTGAGGTTCACAGCGCGCGGGCCTTCCGGTCCGGGAGGGCGTGGACGTGGACGTGGTGGTGCACGGGGTGTCGCATCGGGTCTCCTTCCGCCCGCCCGGCATCGGCCGGGGCGGGCGCTGCTGTCTTCGGGCAGCGGAGCGGACTGACGGGTCGGCGGGACCACCGACGGGCCCGGGGCGCCACCGGGACCGGGGCGCCACCGAAACCGGGCCACGGCGGGTTCCGGGCCGGACGGCCGGGGCGCGCCGGTCGCGAGCGTGCCGGTCACGGACGTGCTCATCGCGGCCAGGCCGGTCACGGACAAGCCGATCGCAGGCAGGCCGGCCGCGGGCGTGCCCATCACGGCCAGGCCGGTCACGGACAAGCCGGTCACGGACAAGCCGGTTACGGGCGTGCCCGTCGCGGCCAGGCCAGTCACGGACAAGCCGATCGCAGGCAGGCCGACCACGGACGTGCCCATCACGAGCGCGCCAGTCACGGACAGGCCGGTGCCGGGTGTGCCGGTCCCGAACATGCCGATCCCAGGCGTGCCAGTCCCGGGTATGCCGGTCACCACCGGCATGCCGGTCACCGGCAGGCCGGTCCCGGGCATGCCCATCGTGAGCACGCCGGTCACGGACAGGCCGGTCGTGGGCAGGTAAGCGGCGGGCGGGCCGGAGTGCTGCCGGTCTCCGTCAGTTCGCGGGACCGCTCAGCAGCGGAAGACCTGGAGGCGCGCGAGCGCGCCCGGTCTCGACCCGCCGCCGGAGGGGGCGGGGTCGGCGGCCCCCGGGGCGGACGGGGCGCCGGGGGCGGTCTCGTCGTCGGGGCGGGCCTGGGAACGGGCGGGCGGGCCGCCGTTGCCCCGGTGGCGGGCGGCGGAGCGGCCGGCCGGGGCCTGCGCCTCCTGCTGGTACTTGCACTCGAGGTGTTCTTCGGCGGCCGCGGAGGCCGGCGGGCGGGGCGCCCTGGCCTGGGCCGGGGGCCCGGCGGTGAGCAGGGCGAGGACGGCCGCGAGCAGCACGGCGAGGAGGGCGACGGGCATGGCGGCGACCCGCCTGCCGCGCGTCGTCCCGCGCCTCCCCATTGCGCCTCCCCCGGCGTCCGCCCGGCCAAGTCGCCGCACAGTGACCAGCATACTGACGGAATGTAATCGCGGTAGACCGTTTTCGGATTGTTCACTTCGGCGAAACCACCGGTAGAACGGAATTTGACGGTCCGTCAGGCAGTTCGATTGCCTCCGGGGCATGCGCCCGCTCACCCTGCGTACGCGCCCGGCGCACCGGGCGCCGGGGCCGACCGCGGGCGGTCAGTGCCCGTGGGGCTGCTCGCGGTGGACGGCGCCGTGCGGCTCGGCGCAGTGGCCGCCCGCGGCCTGCGGGGCGCCGACGGTGAGCAGTTCGGCGGCGACGTGGTCGACCTGGAGCGTGGTGTGGGTGATGCCGTTGGCGTGCGCGAGCCCGTGCTCGATCTCCGCGCGCACCGCGTGGCAGTCCCGGTCGGGGGCGACCAGGACGTGCGCGGAGAGCGCGGTCTGGCCGGAGGTGATCTGCCAGACGTGCAGGTCGTGGACCTCGACGACGCCGGGGCGGGCCACCATGGCGTCGCCGATGGCCCCGGGGTCGACCCCGGCGGGGGCGGCCTCCAGGAAGATCCGGCCGGACTCCTTGAGCAGCCCGTACCCGGCCTTGACCATCAGCACCACGACGACCAGCGAGACGATGGCGTCGGCCCGGGCGAAGCCGGTGGTCATCACGACCAGGCCGGCCACGGCGGTGGCGACGAAGCCGAACAGGTCGTTGAGGATGTGCCGGTAGGCGCCCTCGACGTTCAGCGAGGTGCGGTTGGCCCTGGAGATGCACCAGGCGGCGGCGACGTTGACCGCGATGCCCGCGAGCGCGGTGTACAGCACCAGCGAGCCGGTGACCTCGGGCGGGCTGACCAGCCGCTCCACCGCCTCGTACGTCAGCCAGGCGGCCAGCAGGATCAGGGTCAGGCCGTTGGCCTGGGCGGAGAGGATCTCGGCGCGCTTGAGCCCGAAGGTGAAGCCGCCCCCGGCGGGCCTGGCGGCCAGCCGCATCGCCACCAGGGCCAGCACGATGGACGCCGCGTCGGTCAGCATGTGCGCCGCGTCCGAGAGCAGGGCCAGCGATCCGGCGGCCAGGCCGATGACGACCTCGACCGCCATGTAGCCGCAGATCAGGGTGAGCGCGATGGCCAGCCACCGGCGGTCCGCGTCGGCCGACACCCCGTGGGAGTGCCCGTCGTGCCCGTGCCCGTGGCCGTGCTGGTCACGGTCGTACTGGTCACGGTCGTGCTGGTCGTGCTCGGCGCCCATGCGGCTCCGCCTCCCGTTCTCCCCGGCCGGTCGTTCGACCCGGGGAAGTGAAGCGCACCTCCGCGCACCTTGGCAAAGGCTGCACCGATGACGGTTTTCAACGGCGATAAGACCGCACTGACCTGCGACGACGCCGTTCCCGGCGGTCCCGGTCCGGCCGCCGCCCCGATTGCTCCCTCCGGGTGGTGCCGCGTGGTGCCGCGCCGGGGCCGACCGGCCGCCGCGCCCGCGCCGTTCGATTCGTCCGCGCCCGGTCGCCCCTCGCCACACGGCCCGCGCCG
The window above is part of the Kitasatospora sp. NA04385 genome. Proteins encoded here:
- a CDS encoding condensation domain-containing protein, producing the protein MSVETVPLSVAQRALGAVPETRSGGPVRHLAVDVRLPREADERVVRLALGALAARHAPLRTTVPPAGVEGLPVQRVHRRLPLDLRVVELGMIPERDRPGLVGRLAAGAAQRPFDLGAGPLWRALLLRAPARGHLHLVAHRLVFDGHSAAVLRAELAETVAAALAGRPARLPELPSQYPDFALRQQSAEVREHALAHWRSRLAGAPDTAPLPWDRPPPAVADLRGARREFALPGLVPEVRRAARRAGTDPALVLLAGFAALLHRWGGRTDLLIGVPAADRPPELRGLIGCFETVLPLRVRVPPDASGRRLLDEVRAVSADALAHRDAPLDLLPGVPPVRVAFTADPVADLAGAVGGTSGPPHRRAAGAEHRDAAPRFDLALALTERGDGYLGRFEYRTALLDPRTVDRLVLHWRALLPALLADPDRPVGELPATGG
- a CDS encoding cation diffusion facilitator family transporter, translating into MGAEHDQHDRDQYDRDQHGHGHGHDGHSHGVSADADRRWLAIALTLICGYMAVEVVIGLAAGSLALLSDAAHMLTDAASIVLALVAMRLAARPAGGGFTFGLKRAEILSAQANGLTLILLAAWLTYEAVERLVSPPEVTGSLVLYTALAGIAVNVAAAWCISRANRTSLNVEGAYRHILNDLFGFVATAVAGLVVMTTGFARADAIVSLVVVVLMVKAGYGLLKESGRIFLEAAPAGVDPGAIGDAMVARPGVVEVHDLHVWQITSGQTALSAHVLVAPDRDCHAVRAEIEHGLAHANGITHTTLQVDHVAAELLTVGAPQAAGGHCAEPHGAVHREQPHGH
- a CDS encoding SulP family inorganic anion transporter, whose protein sequence is MPASLVVFLVAVPLCVGVAVASGVPAERGLVTGIVGGLVVGLLPGSSLQVSGPAAGLTVLVFDAVQRFGLGALGVLVLAAGLLQIAMGLLRTGRWFRAISLSVVHGMLAGIGLILILGQLYAVSGRTAPGSGGGKIVHLPALLGDWFTGAAATTALLMAAATVVLLTLWKKLPAPVRAVPAPLAAVALAAAATAAFGLDVPRVRVDGLLDAVALPTGDDFAAVTGAAGLGTVLAFALIASAESLFSAAAVDRMHHGPRTDYDRELTAQGIGNTLCGLLGALPLTAVIVRSAANVQAGARTKVSRVLHGLWLLLFAALLPAVLGLIPLAVLGGVLIHAGAKLIPLRPLLALWREHRGELVVLAVTTTAIVLTTLFEGVLIGVALAVAKSAWQTSHLHIELTDSGPDTPLRVRLSGNATFLRLPRLLDTLESLPTGRPVELDWTALRHLDHACRTALHTWAARHTAHQDTPVTWEPPLTVTT